Within Deltaproteobacteria bacterium, the genomic segment GAAACTGCAGAAGAACTGCGATCGATGTCACTCCTATGGAAAAGATGTAAAGTTCAAGTACGATTTTTACAAATTCACCAAAGAATGGCCGAAGGCACGATTCGGAAACCGGGTCGACTGGCTGAAGGCGGAAGAGATGGGATTGATCAAGCTGCAGGATGCCATCAAAGGAGTCACCATCAAGCGTCGTCCCCTCAAAATTCCTCTCAACACCGAGATTGAAGCAAAGGTACCCGAGATGCCGGACATCATCTTTTCTCACAAGAAGCATGCCGTCTGGAATGGCTGTGAACTCTGCCATCCCGATATCTTCGGAATCAAGAACGGAGCCACCAAATTCACCATGCAGGATATCTTTAACGGCAAATACTGTGGAGCCTGTCATGGGAAGGTCTCGTTCATGACCCTGGACTGCCAGCTTTGTCACTCAAAATCCATTAACTGAATTCTATTCCACTTCCTGACTTCCTAAAAGGAGGAGAGATGCTTCGTCCCATGATCACCGCCTGGATCCTGGCACTGCTGATCTTCCCCGTTGCGGGATGGGCGGATTCTTTCTGGAATCTGCCCCCTCTTCCCCCACCGGAAGAATATGGGAATATTCTGATCAACCGAACCTCGGAGACACACGGGCTCAAAGCAGTTACCTTCTCTCACTGGTCTCATCGGATAAGATACACCTGTCGGGTCTGTCATACTGAACTTGCCTTTGAGATGAAGGTCAATGCAACGGAGATTACGGAAAAAGCGAACCAGCACGGAAAATACTGCGGCGCCTGCCATAACGGCAAGACTGCATTTGGTCACACAAAAAAGAACTGCAACAAATGCCACAACGGTGACCGAAGTTACGGAAAAGAAAAATTCGCAAAGCTTGCCAAATTCCCCAGAGCCAAATTCGGTAACAAGATCAACTGGGATAAAGCCGTCAACGAGAAGCTGATCAACCCCAAGCTGACGATCTGGAAGCAAGCCTACACGCCCCTTCCCTACAACAAACTCCTCAAGCTGGAAGCAAAGTGGAACATCATCCCCGATGCTTTCTTTTCCCACGAGATACACAATCGATGGCTTGACTGCTCCAACTGCCATCCCGACCCCTTTAATATCAGGGAGAAAACAACCCGGCACTTCTCCATGAAGGCAATCCTGGACGGAAGGTTCTGCGGTGTTTGCCACCGCAGAGTCTCTTTCCCGATGGATGATTGCAACCGGTGCCATCCCGGCATCAAGAAATGAGGTGGACCGTGCGAAAAAGCATCCTTTTGCTCCTTCTACTTTTTCTTTCACTTTCTCTCGTGATCGGGGTCCCGGCGGAAACGTGGAAATCGGAATTTGAAAAGATCTGTGCAAACGTTCCCACCGCATCGTCCCTTTCGACGGAACGAATCCGGCAACTAATCAAAGAGAGCAACCAACTGACAAAAACGGTTGAAGCGGTTCAGGATCCGCAGAAGAAAGTCTATCTCTTCCGCCTTAAAAAATGCAGGAACTTCTTTCAGTTCATCCTGAACGGCCGGACCGACAGGAACCCGGATGGTGCGAAAGCCCCACCGAAGTGAGAAAGCCCCTTTCCTTTGTTCGTCTTTCTCTGCGACCTCTGCGTCTGAGGTGAACGTTCTTCTCCTTTGACCTTCCCCCCTCCCCCCCTTTTCCGCGAAAGGGGGGCACAAAGCTCGGGAAGCTTCGATCGATCTTCACCCTCGCCCCAACTCGTTGACTTTTTTCATATTTTTCGATATAAACAGTACTTATGGATTCCCAAAGGACCTTTCCCCATCTGAATATCCGGAGGAAGCTGATCGTTGCATTCCTCGGTATCGGGTTGATCCCGGTACTGATCCTTGGAAGCATCAACCTCCTGACCAACACGCAGGCACTGAAACATCGGACAATCACGGAAATCCACGCCACTCTGACGGCGAAGGCAGAGCGAATCCGGAATGCCCTTCGACATGCCGGAAAGGATCTGCGTCTCCTCAGTCACTCCCCCTCCCTGAACACATTCCTGGAATTCTACCCGGGGAACGTCATGGGGAAGAACAACCTGAACCGGATGCTCTACAACACCCTCAAAGATTTTGCACGGAAAAACCCGATCTATCACAGCATTCAGCTTTTCAACCTGAAGGGAAAACCGATCGTTAGCGTCACCAATGACGGAAAAACCATTCGGGCGGAAGGACCGGGTAAGACAGCCCCCGCCGGCGATACGGCTTTTTTCTGGAAAGCACTGGATCGGGATCAGGACCGGTTCGTTGTCACCCGGTCCATGACACCCGATGCAGGAGTCAAAAAAGAAAAACCGGCTCTCGTATTTTCAACGGCGATTCATGATCAGGGCCGACGCGTCAAAGGGGTTCTGGCCATCCAGCTTCTTTTGCGGGATCTGGCAAACCGGGCCCGGTCTGCTGAAAAACCGATGGGAAGTACTTATCTGATGGACCGGGAGGAAACCTTCCTGCTCCGCGTCGATAGCAGTAATGCCGAACCGGTGCGGGGAGGTTTTCCCGGTACACTGAAAAGAGAAACACTCCAGCGGATTCTCTCCGGCCGGGAGGGATTGATTACGAACGAGAAGAACCGGATCATTTCTTACATTCCCATCCAGGTGGGTGTCGACAGTCCTGCCGATGACTGGGTCCTCGCCGTCGATGTGGCCGAACCGGTGGTTTTGGCACCGGTACACCGATTTCTTTTTCTCTCCTTGATCATGGTTATTCTCCTGACCTTAATCGGGGTCATCCTCGGTGTAACGGCATCGAACCAGTTGACCCGGCCGATTCTGGAACTTCACCAGGGAGCACAGCGACTGGCAACGGGCGATTTTTCCCATCGGATTAACGTCAACAGTAATGACGAAATCGAAGAACTCGCTGAACAGTTCAATCGGATGGCGGAACGACTTCAGATCTCCCGGGAGCAGATGCAACGATCGAATGAGGAACTGCAGGCGGAGGTCCGGAAAAGAACGGAACAACTGGTTCAGGCGGAAAAGATGGCTGCACTGGGGAGACTTTCTGCCGGCATCGCCCATGAAATCGGGAATCCCCTGGCCGGGATGAAAGCCAACATTCAACTCCTGGTTGAAAAATTCGGTTCCGACAGTTCCCATCACAAATTCCTGGAACGGATCCTGCGGGAGATCAACCGGCTGGACCACTTTCTGCAAACCTTCTCCTCCTTTGCCCGGCCGGCAAAAGCACAGAGGACCGCCTGTGACATCCGGAAGATGATCCAGGATGTCATTTTCTTCGTTCGACCGGAAGGCGCAAAGCAGGGAGTGAAAATCCGGCAGATCTTCGACGAAGATCTGCCGAAGGTCATGGTCGATCATCAGCGGATGCAGCAGGTCTTCCTCAATCTTTGTCTGAATGCCTTGCAGGCGATGCCGGAAGGAGGCAAACTTACGATTCGAGCTTACGGAGGGAAAGAATTTCCGGAATCCACCGATACGGTCCAGGAGATCATCGTCGATGTCTCCGACTCCGGAACCGGGATCCCGGCGGAACACCTCCCGAAGATCTTCGACCCCTTCTTTACAACCAAGGCACAAGGGACCGGCCTCGGCCTTTCCATCGTCCATCAAATTGTGCGCGAAAACAACGGGACGATTGAGGCGGTTTCGAACGATGATACAGGAACCACCTTTCGTATTCGACTGAAAGGGGCTGCGCAATCCATCCTTTCCTGAGGAGGGAAGATGCCGAATCTGCTGATTGTGGAAGATGATGAATCGATGCTCGACACCCTGAGTGACGTTTTCCGGGAAAAGGGAGAAAATGTTGTCTCCGTCCCAACGGGTGACGCAGCCCTGAAGGAGTTCAGCCGGAATCAACCGGATCTGGTCCTTCTCGATATCCGTCTGCCGGACACGGACGGGCTGACACTACTGAAAAAAATGAAGGAAACAGCTCCGGACCTTCTCGTCGTGATCATGACCGCCTATCCCCAGGTACAAACCGCCATCCAGGCGATGAAGGCCGGTGCCTACGATTATATCAACAAGCCCTTTGATCTCGACGAGATGCGTCTCGTTGTGGAGAAGGCCCTGGAAACGCGCCTCCTCAAGGATGAAGTCAACCGGTTCCGAAGAGAAAAGGCCTCCACGGCAAAGGCGACGAAAATCCTAGGGGAGAGTCCCGCCACGCAACAGATGCGGACACTGCTTCGAATGGTCGCCGATACGCCGCGGACCCCGGTCCTGTTGACGGGCGAATCGGGAACCGGGAAGGAACTGGCCGCCAACGCCATTCACTATGGGAGTCACCGGGCGCAGAAAGCGCTGGTGAAGGTCAACTGCAGTGCTCTGCCCGACAACCTGCTGGAGGACGAGCTTTTCGGACACGAACGGGGGGCCTTCACCGATGCGAAAGAGACCCGGAAGGGGCTGTTTGAAATGGCAGACGGCGGGAGTCTGTTCCTGGATGAAATTGCTGAAATGTCCCCTGCCCTGCAGCCGAAACTCCTGCGAATCCTGGAAGGAGAGCCGTTTCGACGTGTGGGCGGAACTCGGGAGATCCGGTCGGACGTCCGTATTATCGCAGCCACCAATCGTGATCTTACAACCATGGTCAAGGCCGGAAGCTTCCGCAAGGACCTTTATTATCGGCTCAAAGTCATGGAGATGCGGTTACCGACGTTAAAACAAAGGAGAGAGGATATCCCCCTGCTTGTAGAGCATTTCATTGCACTTCACAGCCGGGAGATGGGAAAGTCGGCGGTTACTCTGAGCGACCAGGCCGCACAAATGCTGATGAACTACTCCTGGCCGGGCAACGTCCGGGAACTTAAAAATGTAATAGAACGAGCCGTGATCCTGTCGAACG encodes:
- a CDS encoding HAMP domain-containing protein, which encodes MDSQRTFPHLNIRRKLIVAFLGIGLIPVLILGSINLLTNTQALKHRTITEIHATLTAKAERIRNALRHAGKDLRLLSHSPSLNTFLEFYPGNVMGKNNLNRMLYNTLKDFARKNPIYHSIQLFNLKGKPIVSVTNDGKTIRAEGPGKTAPAGDTAFFWKALDRDQDRFVVTRSMTPDAGVKKEKPALVFSTAIHDQGRRVKGVLAIQLLLRDLANRARSAEKPMGSTYLMDREETFLLRVDSSNAEPVRGGFPGTLKRETLQRILSGREGLITNEKNRIISYIPIQVGVDSPADDWVLAVDVAEPVVLAPVHRFLFLSLIMVILLTLIGVILGVTASNQLTRPILELHQGAQRLATGDFSHRINVNSNDEIEELAEQFNRMAERLQISREQMQRSNEELQAEVRKRTEQLVQAEKMAALGRLSAGIAHEIGNPLAGMKANIQLLVEKFGSDSSHHKFLERILREINRLDHFLQTFSSFARPAKAQRTACDIRKMIQDVIFFVRPEGAKQGVKIRQIFDEDLPKVMVDHQRMQQVFLNLCLNALQAMPEGGKLTIRAYGGKEFPESTDTVQEIIVDVSDSGTGIPAEHLPKIFDPFFTTKAQGTGLGLSIVHQIVRENNGTIEAVSNDDTGTTFRIRLKGAAQSILS
- a CDS encoding sigma-54-dependent Fis family transcriptional regulator encodes the protein MPNLLIVEDDESMLDTLSDVFREKGENVVSVPTGDAALKEFSRNQPDLVLLDIRLPDTDGLTLLKKMKETAPDLLVVIMTAYPQVQTAIQAMKAGAYDYINKPFDLDEMRLVVEKALETRLLKDEVNRFRREKASTAKATKILGESPATQQMRTLLRMVADTPRTPVLLTGESGTGKELAANAIHYGSHRAQKALVKVNCSALPDNLLEDELFGHERGAFTDAKETRKGLFEMADGGSLFLDEIAEMSPALQPKLLRILEGEPFRRVGGTREIRSDVRIIAATNRDLTTMVKAGSFRKDLYYRLKVMEMRLPTLKQRREDIPLLVEHFIALHSREMGKSAVTLSDQAAQMLMNYSWPGNVRELKNVIERAVILSNGETIERKHLPLELCKAVANECFENNPPAALDLTLEDLEREYILRILRKLGGNRTAAAKKLGISRSTLLERLKRYNAR